CACTGGTATGCGTCAGCCCGCCGGGGTTGATGACAATAGCGTCGATGCCTTCTGCCTTGGCCGCATGGATGCGGTCTATCAGTGCACCTTCGTGATTGCTCTGGAAGTGCACAAGCCGGGCGCCAGCGGCGGTAGCCTGGACCCGAGCTGCTTGTTCAACATCGCTCAGCGAGGTTGAACCGTAGACTTCTGGCTCTCTTGTTCCCAATAGATTCAGGTTGGGTCCGTTGAGTAGAAGTATATTTTTTGCCATGGAGATGATGCTCCGTTTGACGACGATGGCGCATTTTGCCGTCAAATGACGCTGACTGGCAAGGGAAAATTTGTTTCTGTGAAATTTCAGCGCGGCATTGTTAATTGTTTTTTTGA
The sequence above is a segment of the Collimonas sp. PA-H2 genome. Coding sequences within it:
- the aroQ gene encoding type II 3-dehydroquinate dehydratase, which codes for MAKNILLLNGPNLNLLGTREPEVYGSTSLSDVEQAARVQATAAGARLVHFQSNHEGALIDRIHAAKAEGIDAIVINPGGLTHTSVALRDALSGVAIRFVEVHISNIHQREAFRHHSYLSDVAVGVICGLGVDGYRAAIDFAIKKL